Genomic segment of Paenibacillus sp. FSL R5-0912:
CATGTGATGCTGGGTATTGTGCCTGCGCTCGCAGTAGCCTTTTTCGCCCGTGATTTCATCAAAGGCCTGTTCGGTGCATCTACGGTTCTCTGGGCACTGGTGGCCGGCGGGATTCTGATGATTATCGCGGAATGGGTGAACAAACGCAAGATTCGTGTGACCGCGCATGAGCTGGATGATCTGTCCTACGGGCAGGCGCTGGCGATCGGACTCTATCAGATTATTTCCGTGCTCTGGCCAGGGTTCTCCCGTTCCGGTTCGACGATCTCCGGGGGGATGCTCAGCGGGGTCAGCTACAAGGCTTCGGCGGATTTCTCCTTCCTCATCGCGATTCCGATTATGTGTGCAGCCTCGGGCTATGAACTGCTGGATTCCTACCGCAATTTCACGAATGATACCATCTGGTATTTCGCCATTGGCTTCGTGATTTCTTTCGTGGTGGCCTATGTGGTAGTTGTTCTGTTTATGAGATTGATCCAGAAGATCAGACCGACCCATTTCGCGATCTACCGGTTCATACTTGCGGCCGTCTTCTGGCTGTTTGTTATGCGTTAAGCTCACCCGGCTTAGCATTACCGGGCAAGAGAGGCAGTCTTACATACATGCGCTTGTCCGGTCGCTCAAGGTAACGGTATAGGCACAGCGTTTAACTCAAGGATTCCGAAACAGAATAGCAATTTACCGTTAAAGGCAGGAGTGAGCCAAGGTGCGTTTAGTATCCGTGAATCGGCTTCAGGCGGGAATGAAGCTGGGTAAAAAAATTTATAGTGATGAAGGACTGGTTCTGCTCGCTGATGGAGTAGAGCTTACTGATGCCCTGATCAAGCGGCTCGCTAGGATCGATATCGGCTATATCTATATAGAGGATTCCGTCACGGAAGATGTCGTGATTCCCGGAATGCTGCAGGATGAGACGCGAAATCAGGCGCTCAAGGTAATCAGAAATCAATTTCAGCAAATGTCCGGCGCTTCGGGAATTACCAAAGGCTTCTATCATCTGGATAAGAAGTTCTCCAAAGTGATGGATTCCATACTGGACGATATGTCGGCTCAGGAAGATCCGATGATTATGCTGCTGGATATGCACACCGCAGACAACTATCTGTATGTGCATTCCCTGAACGTATGCCTCTACACACTGGTGCTTGGCATTGCCCATGGCTACAGCAAGGAAGAACTGCGGGTCATCGGACTCGGTTCGCTGCTGCATGATATCGGCAAGACACAGATTCCGGTCAAAATTGTTCAGAAGCCCGGGATGCTCAGTGAAGATGAATTCAAGCACATGCAGGCGCATACCGAAATCGGTTACCGGATTCTTAAGGAAGAGCCGAATATCCCGCTGCTCGCGGCCCATTGTGCACTGCAGCATCATGAGCGGATCGACGGTTCCGGCTACCCGCGCGGTTTGACCGGTCCGCAGATTCATGAATATGCGAAGTGGCTGGGTGTGGCGGATTCCTATGATGCGATGACCTCCAACCGGATCTACAAAAAAGCCATGCTGCCGCATCAGGCGGTCGAGGCGCTGTATGTCGGCTCCGGCACGTTGTATGAGCAGAAGCAGCTGGAGATTTTCAGAGACCGTGTGGCGATCTACCCTCTGGGGCTTACCGTCAAGCTTAGCACCGGCGAGAGCGGTGTTGTGGTCAAGATTGATCCCAGCATACCGCACAGACCTGTTGTACGCGTGCTTAACGGCCCGGAAGGGGAACCGGTCACCCCATATGAGCATGATCTGGGCAAGGCCCTCTCTGTAGTCATTGTAGATGTGACTGATGGCGGAGAAATTATAGTGAAGAGCACTTGATAGGCGTTGTTAGCAGCGAGGAAAGAATACAGGCGTCCGCTTGGCTGCGGAGCTGTGTTCTCTGCCTTGCTGTTTTTTTGAAATTACAGCAAATCAGCGGCAGATGCGCAGTTTTTCACTTGTCGTGGTATGATATAGCGTAAGTTATCGTTCTTTTTCATTTGTTTTGGGTTAATAATAAGGAATAAGCATTAAAGGAGCATCAAGAAATGAGTATATTAGAGCCATCATCGTCAATACCTGTACAAGAGCTGTCGCCGGAGTACGATCCCTGGGATCCGATTACCTCTCTTCGCCAGCACGGGCGGCATGTGCTGACCAGCGTAGAGATGACGGTGACCAATCTGTGCAACATGCGCTGTGAGCACTGCGCTGTTGGAGACAGCCTGACTATGAAAGAAGGGGAGCTGCTGCCACTCCCCAATATGCTGCGCCGTCTGGAAGAGGTAGAGCATCTGCAGACTATCAGCATCACCGGCGGGGAGCCGATGTTCCGTGCCGGAACGGTGGAGAACACCATCGTCCCGCTGCTGAAGTATGCACGTGAGCGGGGCATCCGTTCTCAGATCAACTCCAATCTTACC
This window contains:
- a CDS encoding undecaprenyl-diphosphate phosphatase, encoding MDTITAIILAIVEGITEFIPVSSTGHMILTTKLLGFDEQDSIMKTYEIVIQLGAILAIAIVYRQRILNLLGIGRSGRSRGGVMPASRLNLIHVMLGIVPALAVAFFARDFIKGLFGASTVLWALVAGGILMIIAEWVNKRKIRVTAHELDDLSYGQALAIGLYQIISVLWPGFSRSGSTISGGMLSGVSYKASADFSFLIAIPIMCAASGYELLDSYRNFTNDTIWYFAIGFVISFVVAYVVVVLFMRLIQKIRPTHFAIYRFILAAVFWLFVMR
- a CDS encoding HD-GYP domain-containing protein, yielding MRLVSVNRLQAGMKLGKKIYSDEGLVLLADGVELTDALIKRLARIDIGYIYIEDSVTEDVVIPGMLQDETRNQALKVIRNQFQQMSGASGITKGFYHLDKKFSKVMDSILDDMSAQEDPMIMLLDMHTADNYLYVHSLNVCLYTLVLGIAHGYSKEELRVIGLGSLLHDIGKTQIPVKIVQKPGMLSEDEFKHMQAHTEIGYRILKEEPNIPLLAAHCALQHHERIDGSGYPRGLTGPQIHEYAKWLGVADSYDAMTSNRIYKKAMLPHQAVEALYVGSGTLYEQKQLEIFRDRVAIYPLGLTVKLSTGESGVVVKIDPSIPHRPVVRVLNGPEGEPVTPYEHDLGKALSVVIVDVTDGGEIIVKST